The proteins below are encoded in one region of Candidatus Firestonebacteria bacterium RIFOXYD2_FULL_39_29:
- a CDS encoding GTPase ObgE, translated as MFIDKVKIYVEAGAGGRGCISFRREKYIPKGGPDGGNGGKGGDIIIVGNSSMATLIDFKFKPYYKSIHGEHGLGSNMFGKNAKDIIINVPLGTVVRDFETEELLGDILKEGQKLLVAKGGKGGRGNASYKTSTFQTPRIAENGERGESRELLLELKTIADVGVIGYPNAGKSTLLSKVSNANPKIANYPFTTLSPNLGVVKIDEYTSFVWADLPGLIEGASLGVGLGDEFLRHIERTKILVHMIDISAYGRDARKDYEAINKELGAYSKELLKKPQVIVANKMDMPGAEENLKKLQKYLSSKRKGKVYSICAMKGEGLKDLVFAVFAKVKKLREKEG; from the coding sequence ATGTTTATAGATAAAGTAAAAATATACGTTGAGGCGGGAGCGGGCGGGCGGGGCTGTATAAGTTTCAGGCGGGAGAAGTACATTCCAAAGGGCGGTCCGGACGGCGGAAACGGCGGGAAGGGCGGGGATATTATCATTGTTGGAAACAGCAGTATGGCTACGCTTATTGATTTTAAATTCAAGCCTTATTACAAATCCATTCACGGTGAGCATGGCCTGGGCAGTAATATGTTCGGAAAAAACGCTAAAGATATAATAATCAACGTACCGCTTGGTACTGTTGTCAGGGATTTTGAGACAGAAGAGCTTCTCGGTGATATTTTAAAAGAGGGCCAAAAACTTCTTGTTGCTAAGGGAGGAAAAGGCGGGAGGGGGAATGCTTCTTATAAAACTTCCACCTTTCAGACACCAAGGATAGCGGAAAACGGAGAACGGGGAGAGTCACGCGAACTTCTCCTTGAATTAAAGACTATTGCGGATGTCGGAGTTATCGGCTATCCGAATGCGGGAAAATCCACTTTGCTTTCAAAGGTTTCCAATGCCAATCCAAAGATTGCAAATTACCCTTTTACTACGCTCTCCCCGAATCTGGGTGTTGTAAAAATTGACGAATATACCAGTTTTGTCTGGGCAGACCTTCCGGGACTTATTGAAGGCGCCTCTCTCGGGGTCGGGCTCGGAGATGAATTTTTAAGACATATTGAGAGGACAAAAATTCTTGTGCATATGATAGATATTTCCGCTTATGGAAGGGATGCCAGGAAAGATTACGAAGCAATTAATAAAGAGCTGGGCGCTTATAGTAAAGAGTTACTCAAAAAGCCGCAAGTAATAGTCGCAAATAAGATGGACATGCCCGGTGCCGAAGAAAATTTGAAAAAACTACAGAAGTATCTGAGTTCAAAAAGAAAGGGAAAAGTTTATTCCATCTGTGCGATGAAAGGAGAAGGGCTGAAAGACCTTGTTTTTGCAGTTTTTGCTAAAGTTAAAAAGTTGAGAGAAAAGGAAGGTTAA